One Owenweeksia hongkongensis DSM 17368 genomic region harbors:
- a CDS encoding S41 family peptidase, translating to MKNILKTSVSLAILIFTSSCEKSFLYEDQVNDPQTIFDAVWTDMDEHYSGFTDSPLQWDDLGNMYSPLITSNTSNQDLWNVLTEMMDKLNDEHVKLYDDASKEVFISGDDKAEKAVTEFDLELIANDYLTEIASPNNYILNGKMAGKENVGYIFIAAFLDENPGLIGSALQQMDYQNLDALIIDIRTSIGGYDGLAAKYAAYFSDGCHHIYNSQYKDGPDRNDFTSAKACYTQRAEVVNFTKPIILLADAATASEAEIFTLNMRSFAHVVQMGDTTAGALSTVGPARFLANGWRYEYSIQRISNPDGSTFEKAGIPPVKYVQNTETDILNGQDKVLEESLLYLQQNFNI from the coding sequence ATGAAAAATATACTTAAAACCTCAGTATCACTGGCGATTCTCATTTTCACATCAAGCTGTGAAAAATCGTTTTTGTACGAAGACCAAGTCAATGACCCTCAAACCATTTTTGATGCCGTGTGGACAGACATGGACGAGCATTATAGCGGCTTTACTGACTCTCCACTTCAGTGGGATGATTTGGGAAATATGTATAGCCCGCTGATTACCAGCAACACTTCTAATCAGGATTTGTGGAATGTGTTAACTGAGATGATGGATAAGCTAAATGATGAGCATGTAAAATTGTATGATGATGCATCCAAAGAAGTATTTATTTCTGGAGATGACAAGGCTGAAAAGGCTGTAACCGAGTTTGATTTGGAACTTATTGCAAATGATTATCTCACCGAAATTGCCTCGCCCAACAATTACATCCTTAATGGCAAGATGGCTGGAAAGGAAAATGTAGGCTACATCTTTATTGCTGCTTTTTTAGATGAAAATCCCGGATTAATTGGCTCCGCACTTCAGCAAATGGATTATCAAAATCTGGATGCCCTCATTATAGACATACGCACCAGCATTGGCGGCTATGATGGCCTTGCGGCAAAATACGCTGCTTACTTTTCGGATGGGTGCCATCATATATATAATTCCCAATATAAAGATGGCCCAGACAGGAATGACTTTACTTCTGCAAAAGCATGCTACACTCAAAGGGCTGAGGTTGTAAATTTCACAAAACCCATCATCCTATTAGCAGATGCGGCCACGGCCAGCGAAGCCGAAATTTTCACCCTCAACATGCGGTCTTTTGCCCATGTAGTACAAATGGGTGACACAACAGCTGGAGCTCTTTCCACCGTGGGTCCAGCACGATTTTTAGCCAATGGATGGCGCTATGAATACAGCATTCAACGCATTAGCAACCCGGATGGCAGCACCTTCGAAAAAGCCGGTATACCTCCTGTAAAATATGTTCAAAATACGGAAACCGATATCCTAAACGGACAAGACAAAGTGCTTGAAGAAAGCCTCCTCTACTTGCAGCAAAACTTCAATATTTAA
- a CDS encoding anthrone oxygenase family protein, translating to MEMIKSISFFITLLLVGLSAGFFYSWEVSVIPGTSRVSNLSYLETMQQINRAILNPKFFLSFFGSLIFLVLSSYLHYRDAINSAFWLMLLATIAYLFGTFGVTAFGNVPLNDALDAINLQQLNSTQLEDTRLSYESKWNRLHTIRTLFSMLSFSLALLALFVNQKAAETVFTQFFNL from the coding sequence ATGGAAATGATTAAAAGCATCTCATTTTTCATCACATTGCTACTTGTTGGATTGTCCGCAGGCTTCTTCTACTCATGGGAAGTTTCAGTAATACCCGGCACCAGTAGGGTATCCAACTTAAGCTACCTGGAAACCATGCAGCAAATCAACCGGGCAATTCTCAATCCGAAATTCTTTCTAAGTTTTTTCGGTAGCCTGATTTTCCTCGTACTAAGTAGCTACCTGCATTACCGGGATGCGATCAACTCCGCCTTTTGGCTTATGTTGCTTGCAACAATAGCTTATCTCTTTGGCACTTTTGGTGTAACTGCTTTTGGGAATGTGCCGCTCAATGACGCACTGGATGCTATTAACCTACAGCAACTTAACTCTACCCAACTGGAAGACACTAGGCTTTCCTACGAAAGTAAGTGGAACAGACTCCACACTATCAGGACCCTATTTTCCATGCTATCATTCAGCCTGGCATTGTTGGCACTCTTCGTCAATCAAAAGGCTGCAGAAACAGTATTCACTCAATTTTTTAATTTATAA
- a CDS encoding SDR family oxidoreductase: MTNKNENLKVLVAGSTGYLGKHILQELKNRDISFKAIARNPAKLPNLNKDQILEAEVTVPSSLSGICEGFEVMISTVGITRQKNGLTYMDVDYQANKNLLREAYQAGVKKFIYISAINGDKMRQLKIFEAKEAFVDELKNSGMDYTVLRPNGFFSDMGDFLEMAKRGRVYLFGNGQFRLNPIHGADLAEVVVDAISSKEKNITVGGPDVLSQNEIAALALDSWYKDVKITHLPDWTRRLTICLLRTFTSSKTYGPIEFFMTAMAMDNVAPRYGSHRLYNFFQKEVEKQKP, encoded by the coding sequence ATGACTAATAAAAATGAAAACTTAAAGGTGCTGGTAGCCGGATCTACAGGTTACCTCGGTAAACACATTTTGCAGGAATTAAAAAATAGAGACATCAGCTTTAAAGCTATTGCCCGAAACCCCGCCAAATTACCCAACCTTAACAAAGATCAGATTTTGGAAGCTGAAGTAACCGTGCCTTCTTCCCTATCGGGCATCTGTGAAGGCTTTGAGGTAATGATCAGCACCGTGGGTATTACGCGTCAAAAAAATGGCCTTACCTATATGGATGTAGATTATCAGGCCAACAAAAATTTGCTGCGAGAAGCGTATCAAGCAGGTGTCAAAAAATTTATCTACATCTCAGCCATTAATGGTGATAAAATGCGCCAACTAAAAATTTTTGAAGCCAAAGAAGCTTTTGTTGACGAACTGAAAAATTCAGGAATGGACTACACTGTACTGCGTCCCAATGGTTTCTTTTCTGATATGGGCGACTTCTTGGAGATGGCAAAACGAGGAAGGGTTTATCTTTTCGGCAATGGTCAATTTCGTCTCAATCCCATTCATGGAGCTGACCTGGCAGAAGTGGTGGTGGATGCCATTTCGTCAAAAGAAAAGAATATTACCGTAGGTGGCCCGGATGTGCTTTCGCAAAACGAAATTGCCGCATTGGCGCTTGATAGCTGGTACAAGGATGTAAAAATCACGCACCTCCCTGACTGGACACGTAGGCTTACCATTTGTTTATTACGCACCTTCACTTCGTCCAAAACCTACGGCCCTATAGAGTTTTTTATGACTGCTATGGCCATGGATAATGTAGCCCCTCGATATGGCTCACACCGTCTGTACAACTTCTTTCAGAAGGAAGTGGAAAAACAAAAGCCTTAA
- a CDS encoding DUF5367 family protein translates to MTSLNFKHAVISAATVYAIGILTFVSSYFIPLLDDPDYQANLVLMIAIIPAAYLGAHLYYRKAHNTNGFILGASMFVGAMVLDALITVPLVIIPNGGNYISFFGDRGFWLIGVEYVAVVATYWQFGVINRQENQVI, encoded by the coding sequence ATGACAAGTTTAAACTTCAAACATGCGGTAATAAGTGCTGCAACAGTTTATGCAATAGGTATACTGACATTTGTAAGCTCATATTTCATACCTCTGCTTGATGATCCAGATTATCAAGCCAATTTGGTCTTGATGATTGCTATCATACCCGCTGCTTATTTAGGAGCGCATCTTTACTACCGCAAAGCTCATAATACAAATGGTTTCATACTGGGGGCATCTATGTTTGTAGGTGCCATGGTGCTGGATGCACTTATCACCGTTCCCTTAGTCATCATCCCGAATGGTGGAAACTATATATCCTTTTTTGGAGACCGGGGCTTTTGGCTTATTGGTGTGGAATACGTTGCAGTTGTAGCAACATACTGGCAATTTGGAGTTATTAATCGCCAGGAAAATCAGGTAATCTAA
- a CDS encoding CatB-related O-acetyltransferase: protein MAAPDKDLSFPLPHYDRLCFLKNIVKNPNIIVGDYTYYDDFEDVYNFKKNVKYHFDFVGDKLIIGKFCQIASGVTFIMNGANHLQDSVSTFPFAIFGEDWKDAMEGKTYPTKGNTQIGNDVWIGFEASIMPGVKIGDGAIIGSKSVVTKDVEPYSIVGGNPAKLIRKRFSEEKIAELLELKWWDWPVEKITANLDKLTS from the coding sequence ATGGCCGCTCCCGATAAAGATCTAAGCTTTCCACTACCACATTATGATCGTCTGTGTTTTTTGAAAAATATCGTCAAAAACCCCAATATCATTGTGGGCGATTACACGTATTACGATGACTTTGAAGACGTTTACAACTTTAAAAAAAATGTAAAGTACCACTTCGATTTTGTTGGTGATAAGCTCATAATTGGCAAATTCTGCCAAATAGCCTCAGGAGTAACTTTCATAATGAATGGCGCCAACCACCTTCAGGATTCCGTGTCCACTTTTCCGTTTGCCATTTTTGGTGAAGACTGGAAAGATGCCATGGAAGGCAAAACATATCCTACGAAGGGCAACACACAAATTGGCAATGATGTATGGATTGGTTTTGAAGCCTCCATTATGCCAGGAGTTAAAATTGGTGATGGAGCAATCATTGGCAGCAAAAGCGTTGTAACCAAGGATGTGGAGCCTTATAGTATAGTTGGCGGCAATCCCGCAAAGCTTATCCGCAAACGTTTTTCTGAGGAAAAAATAGCCGAGTTATTGGAACTGAAATGGTGGGATTGGCCAGTGGAAAAAATTACCGCTAATCTTGATAAATTGACGAGTTAA
- a CDS encoding CPBP family intramembrane glutamic endopeptidase, which produces MKSLTLNPQKVGLLPMIVIGLTVLLPVLNHTLDFVEVWTVFPTEVSTLITYQITTLALAIGLILLLCKTQPLVFTTYFKKGKINAEVTPVPALGIKPKNGQNWKHIGWNFTIVISLVTATVAFFSTPEIDFDKLIRFLPITLALALINSFVEETVTRLGIIVSLKDKIPDKYIAIISGSLFGIVHYWGTPGGFGGVLLAGFLGWLLAKSILETKGIFWAWLIHFCQDIIIISALLSST; this is translated from the coding sequence ATGAAATCCTTAACTCTTAACCCACAAAAGGTTGGCTTACTACCGATGATTGTGATTGGCCTGACCGTGCTACTCCCAGTGTTAAATCATACTCTGGACTTTGTTGAAGTTTGGACTGTGTTTCCTACAGAAGTTTCAACACTGATTACCTATCAGATAACTACCTTAGCTCTGGCAATAGGTCTGATATTACTTTTATGTAAAACCCAACCTTTAGTTTTTACAACCTACTTCAAAAAGGGAAAGATAAATGCAGAGGTCACTCCAGTACCCGCGCTAGGAATTAAACCAAAGAATGGGCAAAATTGGAAACATATCGGTTGGAATTTCACGATTGTAATATCGCTAGTTACAGCAACGGTCGCCTTCTTTTCCACTCCCGAAATTGACTTTGACAAACTAATCAGATTTCTGCCTATTACACTAGCTCTAGCTTTGATCAATTCCTTTGTAGAAGAAACCGTCACGCGCTTGGGAATTATTGTTTCCCTAAAAGATAAAATACCGGACAAATACATCGCCATAATCTCCGGTTCCCTTTTTGGAATAGTTCACTACTGGGGTACCCCTGGTGGGTTTGGCGGTGTGCTTTTAGCAGGATTTCTCGGTTGGCTATTGGCCAAATCTATTCTTGAAACCAAAGGAATATTTTGGGCATGGCTCATTCACTTTTGCCAGGATATAATCATCATTTCCGCACTTCTGAGCAGCACTTAA
- the thrS gene encoding threonine--tRNA ligase: protein MINITLPDGSVKQFEDGASAFDVANSISSGLARNVLSATFNDKTVEVMDPLPGDGNLTLHTWDSQEGKTAFWHSSAHLLAQTILQFYPDSKLTIGPAIENGFYYDVDFGDKSIGEGDFAKIEKAMLENARQKHSFKLHPVSKADALAMYTDNPYKTELIENLTDGEITFCDHADFTDLCRGGHIPNTGFIKAVKVMSVAGAYWRGDENNPQLTRVYGISFPKAALLKEYLELLEEAKKRDHRKLGKELGLFTFSQRVGQGLPLWLPKGAALRERLEQFLKKAQRAAGYEPVITPHIGSKELYVTSGHYAKYGKDSFQPISTPVDGEEYLLKPMNCPHHCEIYKSEPRSYRDLPIRFAEFGTVYRYEQSGELHGLTRVRGFTQDDAHLFCTPDQLKEEFKKVIDLVLYIFKTLDFKEYKAQVSLRDKEDRSKYIGSDENWEKAESAIKEAVAEKELPFVVEYGEAAFYGPKLDFMVKDALGRQWQLGTIQVDYNLPERFELEYKGSDNETHRPVMIHRAPFGSMERFVAVLLEHCGGNFPVWLTPDQVAILPISEKYMDYAQKVSYLLKNNDLRTLIDERAEKTGRKIRDAEVSKIPYMLIVGEKEAETNTVSVRKHGEGDIGTMSIEEFANMVNKEVSDQIENFE, encoded by the coding sequence ATGATTAATATCACTTTGCCCGATGGCAGTGTAAAACAATTTGAAGATGGTGCATCAGCTTTTGATGTAGCCAATAGTATAAGCAGCGGATTGGCGCGCAATGTGTTATCCGCCACATTCAACGACAAAACGGTAGAGGTTATGGATCCTCTTCCTGGTGATGGAAACCTTACGCTTCATACGTGGGACAGCCAGGAAGGAAAAACGGCTTTTTGGCACTCTAGCGCTCACCTTTTGGCGCAAACTATTTTGCAGTTTTACCCTGATTCCAAGCTTACGATAGGACCAGCCATCGAAAATGGTTTTTACTACGATGTAGATTTTGGTGATAAATCAATCGGTGAAGGCGACTTTGCCAAGATTGAAAAAGCCATGTTGGAAAATGCTCGTCAAAAACATTCATTCAAGCTTCACCCAGTGAGCAAGGCGGATGCTTTGGCTATGTACACCGACAATCCTTATAAAACGGAATTGATTGAAAATCTAACAGATGGCGAAATCACTTTTTGTGATCACGCTGACTTTACGGATTTGTGTCGTGGTGGACATATTCCAAACACGGGATTTATCAAAGCCGTAAAGGTGATGAGCGTAGCTGGTGCTTACTGGCGCGGAGATGAAAACAATCCACAGCTTACTCGTGTTTATGGAATTTCATTTCCAAAAGCTGCCTTACTGAAAGAGTATTTGGAACTTTTGGAAGAAGCCAAAAAACGTGATCACCGTAAGTTAGGGAAAGAGTTAGGTCTATTTACTTTCTCGCAAAGAGTAGGTCAAGGTCTTCCACTTTGGTTGCCAAAGGGTGCAGCTTTACGCGAAAGATTGGAGCAGTTTCTAAAGAAAGCTCAGCGTGCTGCAGGATATGAGCCGGTAATTACTCCACATATTGGGAGTAAAGAATTATATGTTACAAGTGGTCATTATGCCAAATATGGTAAGGATAGCTTCCAGCCAATCTCTACACCAGTTGATGGTGAAGAGTATTTGCTAAAGCCCATGAACTGCCCGCATCACTGTGAGATTTATAAAAGTGAACCTCGCTCCTACCGCGATCTTCCAATTCGTTTTGCAGAATTTGGAACCGTATATCGCTATGAGCAAAGTGGTGAGCTTCATGGATTGACACGTGTTCGTGGCTTTACTCAGGATGATGCACACCTTTTCTGCACGCCTGACCAGCTGAAAGAAGAATTTAAAAAAGTTATAGACCTTGTTCTTTATATTTTCAAAACACTTGACTTTAAAGAATATAAAGCTCAGGTTTCATTAAGAGATAAAGAAGATCGCAGTAAGTACATCGGTAGCGATGAAAACTGGGAGAAAGCAGAAAGCGCAATTAAAGAGGCTGTAGCCGAAAAAGAATTGCCATTTGTGGTAGAATATGGCGAAGCGGCCTTTTATGGTCCTAAGCTTGACTTTATGGTAAAAGATGCTTTGGGTCGCCAGTGGCAGCTGGGAACTATTCAAGTAGATTACAACCTACCAGAAAGATTTGAGCTAGAGTATAAAGGCTCTGATAACGAGACCCACCGCCCAGTGATGATACACCGTGCACCATTTGGTAGCATGGAAAGATTTGTAGCTGTATTGCTTGAGCACTGCGGTGGAAATTTCCCTGTATGGCTTACGCCTGATCAGGTTGCTATTTTGCCAATTAGTGAGAAATATATGGACTACGCTCAAAAAGTTTCGTATCTCCTTAAAAATAACGACCTTCGCACGCTCATTGACGAGCGGGCAGAAAAAACGGGACGAAAAATTCGCGATGCTGAAGTATCAAAAATCCCGTATATGCTTATCGTTGGTGAGAAAGAAGCAGAAACAAATACTGTATCTGTGCGCAAACATGGCGAAGGTGATATCGGAACCATGAGCATCGAAGAGTTTGCCAATATGGTAAACAAAGAGGTGAGCGATCAGATAGAAAATTTTGAATAA
- a CDS encoding helix-turn-helix transcriptional regulator, with protein MTRDIIDINDFTILIEESTAEHQTVDICGFDEPLIAVAFYGSGNVHLEVEYGKKQKEFDHTKSIALSFYADEKVQFIHTVSPEKPLKCMVIATALRNLEKLPNQEDELFSKMLSQLVNPSDHYVEGPVLYMTPEMQMVVDQIFSVQYEGKAKMMFFRSQMTVLLAHFFGQLSTMKEKGMKDEEREKLYLAKQILSDNLENPPSLTELSRQIGLNSFKLKKNFKELFGVPVFKYLQNERLTKAHDLLRNGDATIQEAAWHVGYDSLSSFSNAFAKKFGFRPSAIKR; from the coding sequence GTGACGCGCGATATCATCGACATTAACGACTTCACTATACTTATTGAGGAATCTACAGCAGAGCATCAAACGGTAGATATATGCGGGTTTGACGAACCACTTATTGCAGTGGCGTTCTATGGGTCAGGGAATGTTCACCTTGAGGTGGAGTACGGGAAGAAGCAAAAGGAATTCGATCACACCAAAAGCATCGCGCTTTCTTTTTATGCTGATGAAAAAGTGCAGTTCATTCACACCGTGTCTCCTGAAAAGCCCCTGAAATGTATGGTTATTGCCACGGCTTTGCGCAACCTCGAAAAGCTCCCCAATCAAGAAGATGAGCTGTTTTCGAAAATGCTTTCACAATTGGTAAACCCAAGCGATCACTATGTGGAAGGCCCCGTACTATATATGACTCCTGAAATGCAAATGGTTGTTGATCAGATTTTTAGTGTGCAGTATGAGGGAAAAGCCAAGATGATGTTTTTCAGGAGCCAGATGACGGTACTACTGGCGCATTTCTTCGGGCAGCTTTCCACAATGAAAGAAAAAGGGATGAAGGATGAGGAACGTGAAAAACTCTATCTCGCCAAGCAGATTCTATCAGACAATCTCGAAAACCCTCCTTCGCTTACTGAACTTTCTCGTCAGATTGGGCTCAATAGCTTTAAGCTAAAAAAGAATTTCAAGGAGCTTTTTGGAGTGCCTGTTTTTAAGTACCTACAGAACGAAAGACTTACTAAAGCTCATGACCTTCTTAGGAATGGAGATGCTACCATTCAAGAAGCGGCATGGCATGTGGGTTATGATAGTCTCAGCTCGTTCTCGAACGCATTCGCAAAAAAATTTGGCTTTCGCCCCAGCGCAATAAAGCGCTAA
- a CDS encoding LysR substrate-binding domain-containing protein, with product MFDFRLRVFYAIVQKGSFSKAAEALHITQPAVTKHVKLLEEHFSEKLFDRKGYKVELTQAGRVLLKHVRAIVGQYQKLEFDMNLLQEATRGQIDMAASTTIAQYWLPPLLAEFHSKFPEVKISMVNGNTREVKHLVLNSKVHLGLIEGETQQTGLSYSPFLKDEIVLVAPRGHRLSRKGEVTLEELKLEKLLIRESGSGTLQILSTALQKAGMPLSELVVEMELGSTESIKSYLFHSDCCAFLSIHTVLKELKAGDLNVIDIPNFKVERNFYLVQRSEDSGPLAKLFKDFISIDYN from the coding sequence ATGTTTGATTTTAGACTTAGGGTATTTTATGCCATCGTGCAAAAAGGTAGTTTTTCAAAAGCTGCGGAGGCACTGCACATTACGCAACCAGCTGTAACAAAGCATGTGAAATTGCTGGAAGAGCATTTTTCTGAAAAGTTATTTGACCGAAAAGGATATAAGGTAGAGCTTACACAGGCAGGTCGTGTTTTGCTAAAGCATGTGCGCGCTATAGTGGGGCAATATCAAAAGTTGGAGTTTGATATGAACTTACTTCAGGAGGCTACTAGAGGGCAGATTGATATGGCGGCAAGTACTACTATTGCTCAATATTGGTTACCTCCGTTACTGGCTGAGTTTCACTCGAAATTTCCCGAAGTGAAAATAAGTATGGTAAATGGAAACACGCGGGAAGTGAAGCATTTAGTGCTGAATAGTAAGGTTCATCTTGGTTTGATAGAGGGTGAAACACAGCAAACCGGATTGAGTTACTCTCCTTTTCTGAAAGATGAAATTGTGTTGGTGGCTCCACGAGGACATAGACTGTCTCGAAAAGGAGAGGTGACTTTAGAGGAGCTAAAACTGGAAAAGTTACTTATACGAGAATCAGGGTCGGGGACTTTACAAATTTTGAGTACAGCCCTGCAAAAAGCCGGAATGCCTTTGAGTGAGCTGGTTGTAGAGATGGAACTCGGCAGTACGGAAAGTATAAAGTCATATCTTTTTCATTCTGATTGTTGTGCTTTCCTTAGTATTCATACCGTATTAAAAGAATTAAAAGCGGGCGATCTAAATGTGATTGATATTCCAAATTTTAAAGTGGAACGAAACTTTTATCTAGTACAACGCTCTGAAGACTCTGGGCCTTTAGCAAAGCTTTTTAAAGATTTTATCTCGATAGACTATAACTAA
- a CDS encoding YeiH family protein: MGILKEITNDFTPLNWKKLVFIVLVFLCLTPWMSPAIALLLGLVVAQTIGNPIQKVNSKVSSLLLKISVVGLGFGMNINSALETGKDGVIFTVVSITLTLFLGFLLGRVFRIDLQISRLVASGTAICGGSAIAAIAPVIKADEKQISVALGIVFILNSIALLVFPSIGHYLDMTQQQFGMWAAIAIHDTSSVVGAAAQYGAEALEVATTVKLTRALWIIPVSIAFALVHGKEGGSKLKIPYFIGYFVLAMLVNTFVPGMEVISPYLVAISKAGLTLTLFLIGAGLSFNSVKSVGFKPLLVGVSLWLFISLTALWVIL, translated from the coding sequence ATGGGTATTCTAAAAGAAATCACAAATGACTTCACTCCTTTAAATTGGAAGAAGCTAGTTTTTATCGTTTTAGTTTTCTTGTGTCTTACACCGTGGATGTCGCCTGCCATAGCTTTATTGCTCGGTTTGGTGGTGGCTCAAACTATTGGAAACCCAATTCAAAAAGTAAATAGCAAGGTCAGTTCGCTATTGCTTAAAATCTCAGTAGTGGGCTTAGGTTTTGGTATGAATATTAATAGTGCCTTAGAGACAGGAAAGGATGGAGTAATCTTTACGGTTGTATCTATTACACTTACTCTTTTTCTAGGTTTTCTTTTAGGTCGAGTTTTTAGAATCGATTTGCAGATTTCGCGCTTGGTGGCCTCTGGTACCGCTATTTGTGGCGGAAGCGCCATTGCTGCTATTGCTCCGGTTATCAAGGCCGATGAAAAGCAGATATCTGTTGCGCTTGGAATTGTGTTTATTCTAAATTCAATCGCTTTGCTAGTTTTCCCGTCTATCGGTCATTATTTAGACATGACACAGCAACAATTTGGCATGTGGGCAGCCATTGCAATACACGATACCAGCTCGGTAGTAGGAGCGGCTGCGCAATATGGCGCTGAAGCTTTAGAGGTAGCTACTACAGTAAAATTGACGCGTGCATTGTGGATTATTCCGGTGTCGATTGCTTTTGCACTAGTACACGGAAAAGAGGGTGGAAGCAAATTGAAGATACCTTACTTCATTGGCTATTTTGTATTGGCTATGCTGGTAAACACTTTTGTTCCTGGTATGGAAGTGATAAGCCCTTATTTAGTGGCAATTTCAAAAGCTGGATTAACGCTGACTTTATTCCTTATTGGAGCCGGCCTTTCTTTCAATTCGGTTAAAAGTGTTGGTTTTAAACCTCTTTTAGTTGGGGTTTCACTATGGTTGTTTATTTCTTTAACGGCACTGTGGGTGATTCTTTAA
- a CDS encoding NmrA family NAD(P)-binding protein has product MKSNILVIGGTGKTGRKVVERLQDLQQNIRIGSRSANPSFDWQDPTNWAEVLKGIDKVYITFQPDLAVPGALKAIETLTHNMKNSDVKKVVLLSGKGEKEAELCEQVIIHSGIDYSIVRASWFMQNFSESFFLDSIVAGHVALPNADAKVPYVSTDDIAEVATEVLLDDQQNGQIYELTGPRLLTFSEVVQEISIATGRDIQFTPISLPAYSDIMRELQVPEDFIWLINYLFTEVLGAQGNDVVTSDVEKVLGRKPVDFSDFVRETAKTGVWNQVMPHQA; this is encoded by the coding sequence ATGAAAAGTAACATTCTCGTAATTGGAGGCACAGGTAAAACTGGTCGTAAAGTGGTGGAGCGTCTTCAGGACCTTCAACAAAATATAAGAATCGGATCGCGCAGTGCTAATCCATCATTCGATTGGCAAGATCCCACCAACTGGGCGGAAGTCCTTAAAGGCATAGATAAAGTTTACATCACTTTTCAGCCGGATCTGGCGGTTCCGGGTGCATTGAAAGCCATTGAAACACTAACGCATAATATGAAGAATAGCGATGTGAAAAAGGTGGTACTGCTTTCGGGAAAAGGTGAAAAGGAAGCTGAGCTTTGCGAACAAGTGATTATTCATTCGGGTATCGATTATAGTATTGTCCGTGCCAGCTGGTTTATGCAGAATTTCAGCGAAAGCTTTTTCCTTGATTCCATTGTGGCAGGACATGTGGCCTTGCCCAATGCAGATGCTAAGGTTCCTTACGTGAGCACCGATGATATTGCTGAAGTTGCTACTGAAGTTCTACTTGACGATCAACAGAATGGCCAGATATACGAACTGACAGGCCCGCGATTACTTACCTTTAGTGAAGTTGTACAGGAAATTTCAATTGCCACCGGTCGTGATATCCAGTTTACGCCTATTTCTCTGCCTGCCTATTCCGATATTATGCGTGAGTTGCAGGTTCCCGAAGATTTCATCTGGCTAATCAATTATCTCTTTACCGAGGTTCTTGGCGCCCAGGGTAATGATGTAGTTACCAGTGACGTGGAAAAAGTACTTGGGAGAAAGCCTGTCGATTTTTCAGATTTCGTAAGGGAAACAGCCAAAACAGGTGTTTGGAATCAGGTAATGCCACATCAGGCTTAG